atcaACATAATCAACCAAAATTGATATTCATTATCGTCTACGTAATCCTTTTTACAAGtcttataataaataatttcttatatctaaaataataaattcatcatGATTCGTGACTTCTTACCTTGCATATCTTTTCCGATGCTCGTGTTCTCAATAGTTTCCCTTCCCCCAAAACTACTCACACAATCAATGCACGTAGTATCGAGTATCACTATTGACGTATACAACCCATTATATGGAAATTATAGATTTGTTGAGTGGTTGTGTTTCTCTCTCCTCCCTTGAAGgtccattttcatatttatcagGTACGGTCCTTTGATGTGACGTACTAGGTTCAAATAGGTCTCATTCATGCCAACATGTATCCTCCCCTAATATCAGCACGTGTCCTCCTGGCATGGATTTGCCAGCATACTGGCGAATTGTTTGGTATGCAAGTTACTAAGTAACGAGCTACATACCCATAAACAGTAATCGGTTAGGTTGATTTTAATCGGATAACAGATCGAATCAGGACGGATGATGGCTAGCACTATAACAAGAATAAATAACGACAATGAACATTCCAAACCTCGCAAATTCCAACCTAACAGAATTTCAatgttacattatttaaaacatCCATTTAAAAAAGCTGTACATATCAAGTATCACTGTCGACATTGCACAAGTGAAACTGCATGCTATCAGATACATTTCAAATGGACATGACAGTTGCACTCACGTTCTGCACATAAAAGAGCTACATCTTCACACACCTCACCACATTCACTGCATTCAAGGTAATACTTTATGTATGTGAGAGGGTGCGGATGATCCCCTTCTTCGTAGATGTTCCCGTTTTTTGATAAATAGATATTTTCCAAGAACACATTTCACATTAGCACAAATATCCCAAGTTATGCAATGATAAAACCAGTGCTTTGGATCCTTTTTTCACTTACAAATGTTACAGTAGTGATGTTTTGAATGATCACTTACCTCCGGATAAGTGAGTGAAAGAAGATATATATTGCATTCGCGTCCAGCTCTACTTGGTAGTCGAATACACCAAGGATCTACTGAATAATTGCAATCCTTGCAGCCGAATGCCGTTGTTATATTGTTAGCACAAGCACTGCATTGCCCGCCAAAATCATTATAGAAAAGAAGGGGGTGTTCATGTCCTGGACATGTTAGAGCATCAGGAGGAAGAGTTGCACATCGAAGGCAAATGTGCTCTTCACATTCATTACATTTATAGGCAAAGCCATTAGAAACGAACTTACATTTTTTGCATCTGAAAATGTAGTCTGAAAGGACAAGGGCAGATAATTGGCAATCATGATGCCAAATAGGCTTCATCTTTGGTAATTCGGCACATTCTTTATGAAGAAAGATTTCACACTGAGAGCAATAGCAGAATGAAGCCAAGA
The Gossypium raimondii isolate GPD5lz chromosome 8, ASM2569854v1, whole genome shotgun sequence DNA segment above includes these coding regions:
- the LOC128043081 gene encoding uncharacterized protein LOC128043081, yielding MAIMLPRIIKSRFYGHRVFHTYCLDKNDSGRLDYVICHDEVNMEYGSYYCTKCNIILHVNCAVGDSSLFYAISPEDEDEKPLDVSFNSTDVLNGNDAGEATIIEHFKHKHYLILSDKCCDGCMLPILASFCYCSQCEIFLHKECAELPKMKPIWHHDCQLSALVLSDYIFRCKKCKFVSNGFAYKCNECEEHICLRCATLPPDALTCPGHEHPLLFYNDFGGQCSACANNITTAFGCKDCNYSVDPWCIRLPSRAGRECNIYLLSLTYPENVSATVMSI